In Haliaeetus albicilla chromosome 14, bHalAlb1.1, whole genome shotgun sequence, one genomic interval encodes:
- the LOC138688914 gene encoding WAS/WASL-interacting protein family member 3-like, whose protein sequence is MAPVAARSPPPPPPPPPPPPPPSPLRRPDLPHMAPPPPSPSSSWRRRWAMTPYVVLLLLLLLLPPLSPSPPRPPPAAAAAAGPRLSRSPLRRLRASRSASPLGSPPRPPARQRLHGAGPPQRSRSETFMFSPMCCFCFLLAWAGGRPGICSSSPCAAGWSAAVKSSLRSPSPL, encoded by the exons ATGGCGCCGGTGgccgcccgctccccgccgcctcctcctcctcctcctcctcctcctcctcccccctcgCCCCTCCGCCGCCCCGACCTCCCGCACATGGCGCCGCCGCCTCCCTCGCCCTCCTCATCATGGCGGCGGCGCTGGGCTATGACGCCATAcgtcgtcctcctcctcctcctcctcctcctcccccccctctctccctctcccccccggcctcctcccgccgccgccgccgccgccggtccCCGCCTCTCCCGCTCGCCATTGCGGCGGCTCAGGGCGAGCCGCTCCGCGTCCCCGCTCGGCTCCCCTCCCCGACCGCCAGCCCGGCAGAGGCTCCACGGCGCAGGCCCGCCGCAGCGCAGCCGCTCTGAG accTTCATGTTCTCTCCaatgtgctgcttctgcttcctgctggcctgggcaggagggagaccAGGCATCTGCTCCAGCTCGCCTTGTGCAGCTGGGTGGAGCGCTGCGGTGAAGTCCTCCCTGCGGTCGCCATCTCCTTTGTGA